The sequence below is a genomic window from Cyanobacterium stanieri LEGE 03274.
TTTATCCCGTGTTAGATTTATATGCCCAAGCACAAGAGTTTTGGCGAGTGATTATCCCTAAACATCAGGGAGAAACTATTTTTATTGCTGCCCACAATGGCATTAATCGTTGTTTAATTATGACTGCTTTGGGTATTCCTCCCAGTCATTACCATAGTATTCAACAGTCTAATTGTTGTATTAATGTTCTTAATTTTACAGGTAATTTTGGAGATGCTGTTCAATTAGAATCCTTAAATCAAACCGCCCATCTAGGCATTCCTATCCCCGATTTTCGTCCCCACGAAGGGGCGGTATTAAGATTATTATTAGTACGCCATGGGGAAACAGAATGGAATCGAATGTCTCGTTTTCAGGGGGTGAAGGATATTGCCCTTAATGATAACGGCAGAAATCAAGCTAGGAAGGCGGGGGAATTTTTGAAGGATGTATCTATTGATTTTGGGGTAACTAGCCCCCTTTCTCGCCCGAAGGAGACGGCAGAAATTATTTTACAACATCATCCTGAGGTTAATTTAACTACGAAAAAAGATTTAGAAGAAATTTCCCATGGTTTGTGGGAAGGTAAGTTAGAAGCTGAAATTGAGGCAGATTACCCCGGTTTATTGCAACAGTGGAAGGATAAACCTGAAACGGTGCAGATGCCCGAGGGAGAAAATTTACAGCAGGTATGGGATAGGGCTATTGATGCTTGGCAGGAAGTGGTTAAGGAAAATTTGGATACTAATCATAGTAAGACGGGTATTGTGGTAGCCCATGATGCTATCAATAAGGTGATTATTTGTCATCTGTTGGGGTTACAGGCGAGTAATTTTTGGAACATTAAGCAGGGTAATGGCGCTGTGACGGTGGTGGATTATCCTCAAGGGGTTGATGGTATGCCCGTTTTACAGGCAATTAATTTAACTAATCATTTGGGTGGTGTGTTTGATCAAACCGCCGCAGGGGCGCTTTAATTAACCTGAGTTCAGGATAAAATTTATAGTCTTGTAAAGGCGTGAATAATTGACAATTGACAATTGACAATGAATAATTGAACTATTTTACCCTTACTCCCCATCCCCTCCACTCCTCATCTCCTGCAACGTGTACGGACGTACCATGGTACGTCCCCTACCATACTGACAAATCGCGAACTGAGGTTATCTTAATTCACCAACGCCGATTATCTTTCCCCGACTTTCACAACTAAACCCTTTTTTTTGCCAAGCATTGAGATTAACTTCCGAAAGTTTGATTACTTTGTTACAGGGGGGATTAATTAGTTGTCCAACCCATGCCCATAAAAAACTACGGGTTATATCCAATGTCGTTTTTAAATCATTTTCATGGTTACCAGGAATCCCATCCACTTCAGGAATACCATTGACATCTACGGCAATTCCTTGAGCCATTAAACTAATTTTTGCCATAATTCCTGCACGGGGAAGATGGGTATCAGAAGTTATCATTTCTACTTTTTTTACGCCCCAGCTTTTGAGGATGGGAATGGAGAAAAAAAAGTTTCCAAAGGTGGAGTCGGCACAAGTTTCTAACCAAGTATTATCAAGTGTTGCCCCTTCCCTTTGAAAAATAAAAAAGATACAGGGATCATCTGAGCCTTTGGAAATAATAATG
It includes:
- a CDS encoding histidine phosphatase family protein, yielding MTTRVIIVRHGQSSYNAQRMIQGRCDESVITEKGRQQADLLAQTLSKVNFAGFYSSPLQRARETADIIRQANEHNPSLTVLEKLREINLPLWEKWKKEDVKQQFPEEYKTWKEKPHELKMAVDGKEFYPVLDLYAQAQEFWRVIIPKHQGETIFIAAHNGINRCLIMTALGIPPSHYHSIQQSNCCINVLNFTGNFGDAVQLESLNQTAHLGIPIPDFRPHEGAVLRLLLVRHGETEWNRMSRFQGVKDIALNDNGRNQARKAGEFLKDVSIDFGVTSPLSRPKETAEIILQHHPEVNLTTKKDLEEISHGLWEGKLEAEIEADYPGLLQQWKDKPETVQMPEGENLQQVWDRAIDAWQEVVKENLDTNHSKTGIVVAHDAINKVIICHLLGLQASNFWNIKQGNGAVTVVDYPQGVDGMPVLQAINLTNHLGGVFDQTAAGAL
- a CDS encoding YdcF family protein, whose amino-acid sequence is MSKRIGVKKNNSSLKRWLKIVSFLFVGILTIISLRGMYHIFNALNNLNHPIDAYLVLGGSITREIYIAQIATINPHIPIIISKGSDDPCIFFIFQREGATLDNTWLETCADSTFGNFFFSIPILKSWGVKKVEMITSDTHLPRAGIMAKISLMAQGIAVDVNGIPEVDGIPGNHENDLKTTLDITRSFLWAWVGQLINPPCNKVIKLSEVNLNAWQKKGFSCESRGKIIGVGELR